The DNA sequence ATGTCAATAATATTTTTTTACTTATTTATGGAAAAACACAAAACCTTTACAAAATTTCGTCCAACAGTATGCTTTTGAGTTTCAGAATATCATTAATGTATACTTCTTTTAAACTTCTATTATATATGATACTTGCGGGATGATACAGCGGGTACAAATCGAATCCACTTCCTGCTATATCGACTTTCATTATACTACCATGTACCTTACCCACACTTACTTCCGGAATTCCAGTAACTGCTTTTAAGGGAACATTGCCTAGAGTGACTATGAATAGTGGCTTTATTATTTTGATTTCTTCCAGCAGATACCTTTGGTTAATATTTATTTCATTTTTAGTTGCCGGCCTGTTAATCACTCTGCCTGACTCCGGATTCAGCTTCGAAAGTCTGTACTTAATGGAATTTGTTATATATATGTCTTCTCTTTTTACATTTAGTATATCCAAAAACTCATTCAGGTTTTTACCTGCTGCCCCTACAAACGGTTTGGATAGCCTTACTTCATCCTTTCCAGGAGCTTCACCTATTAGAAGTATCTTTGCATCGACATTTCCTTCCCCCAGAACTATTTCATTTCCTTCGAATTCACTGCTATACTCGGAATATAGGGACTTAAGCAAATCTGTTTTTGACATACTCTCACCTTGCTTTGATATATTGTTTCTAAAAATTGCTTGATCTGTCCTGTTTGCCAGCAGATCACAAGCGTTAAAGTTTACTTTTTATATATTCTCAGCTAATACTGTTATTTATACTATCAAATCTTTGTTTTATCTTTTTGAAGTCTTCCCACATTGGTATTTTTTTTGATTCATCACGAAGAAGTGCAGCAGGATGAAAAGTCGGCATAATCCAAAATCCTTTCTTTTCTATCCATTGCCCCCTTACTTGAGTTATTTTAGCCTCTTTATCAACAATATGCTTTACAGCAGTTGACCCAAGACAGACAATAATCTTAGGCTTTATAAGAAACACCTGATTTCTCAAGTAAGGCAAGCACTTCTCTGCCTCTTCATCCATGGGAACCCTATTCCCCGGAGGTCTGCACTTTACAATGTTTGCAATATAATAATCCTCTTTCTTAAACATCAATGCATCAAGCAGTAAATCAAGAAGTTTCCCTGCAGGCCCTACAAAAGGAAGCCCTTGTAAATCCTCCTGTTCACCGGGTCCTTCACCGATAAGCATCAGGGCTGCTTCGGGATTTCCGCGTCCGACAACAGAATTATTCCTTGTTTTGCCAAGAGAACACCTGTTGCAACTTGTGCATTTCTCTATAAGCTCTACCCAATTATACATACTAACCTCTTTATTTGTTTATGAAATAAATACTCAAGCCTTAGATTTCCTGACTATAAGTA is a window from the Clostridia bacterium genome containing:
- a CDS encoding uracil-DNA glycosylase, whose product is MYNWVELIEKCTSCNRCSLGKTRNNSVVGRGNPEAALMLIGEGPGEQEDLQGLPFVGPAGKLLDLLLDALMFKKEDYYIANIVKCRPPGNRVPMDEEAEKCLPYLRNQVFLIKPKIIVCLGSTAVKHIVDKEAKITQVRGQWIEKKGFWIMPTFHPAALLRDESKKIPMWEDFKKIKQRFDSINNSIS
- a CDS encoding uracil-DNA glycosylase; protein product: MSKTDLLKSLYSEYSSEFEGNEIVLGEGNVDAKILLIGEAPGKDEVRLSKPFVGAAGKNLNEFLDILNVKREDIYITNSIKYRLSKLNPESGRVINRPATKNEININQRYLLEEIKIIKPLFIVTLGNVPLKAVTGIPEVSVGKVHGSIMKVDIAGSGFDLYPLYHPASIIYNRSLKEVYINDILKLKSILLDEIL